The nucleotide window AGACTTATTGACTAAAATGCGTGAGCTATCAGTATTGTATGTACATGTACTAGCAGTATTTGATGGTAAACCAAACAAAATAGACTTAATAGGTACATGTACACCACAGAGTAATCACACTAGACCAGACAGCTTCTTCTTAAATTATCTTCCAAATAATGGTCAGTTTCACTTATCCACTATAAGGTGAATATGTAGGTAATTAGAGTGAAGGGATCAACTCCATTTTTGCTGTCACAGTAGCTGTCAACGCCTTCAACAATCTGTGCGTAGTTACGTACATTTTAATCACATCACCACTCTGCTCAATGTAAGAAAAAACCGAATAAAGCATTGATATTTAATATAAACATCGAAGTTTTTCATTTGAGTGTTTATGCTGTGGCATGAAAAATGATGCCGCCATTTATTTAACATTTCAATTAATAATCAATAGGTTAATTACGATAGGGGGGAGGGTAAATGGAGCATAATTTATAGTCATGCTGACTGCACGCCCCCTTTTAGATAAGTTTTGGTAGGGTAAACGCATATTAACAGGATGTGTATGAGCTTTTACATTAACTGATAAAGGGTCAGATCTGCGTTACGGTGATCTACCCCTTCAGCACGGGCTTGGATAAATCCTTGTTAGAGTTTTTAGTTAATTTGATGAAAATGAAATTAGTTTTTGTATCGCGATGTCGAATTTGAGTACTTAATCAGGCGAGACGTTTACGGTACAGCTTACATATATAAAACAGCACAGGGCTTATTCAATAATCGGGATTAAGCGCTGGCTACGTAGCGCTTAATCCTTATCTGTTATGTTTTTTACGGAGAGTATTTCGTAAATTATCATTCGTTAGGCCATACATCATTGAACTGCTAGGGTCGCAATAATTTCTAAACCGATAGCTAACATAGGAACAAAATAATTTAACCGTTTAGGGTAAATTTGACCATAAATTATAGAGTTAAAGCCTTCAAGAAGATGTTACATATAACCCCGTAAACACTAATCGCCCTTTTGAATCTATGTCTATTCTAGAACCAAAGTAAGAATGGCCTTTACCTTTGGGTAGAGAAACATCATTTGTTGATGCAAAATCTTCATATAGGGCCATTCCTTGAGGGGTGTGCATATTTTGACCAAAGTAGGTTAAGACATCACCATCAGAACGATATGCTATGATGAATATTTTGTTGTTTACACTATTTACATTGATATTCTGCGTTCCAACGACATAAATTGTTCCATCTGGCTTAACCACCAGATCGGCGGGGGCGAGATGTAGATTAGACATACTAGAAACAAGCTTTCCATCACCACTAAAATCAGTGTGAAAACTACCATCTAAATTATGGACGCTGATACCGATGTCTTTTGTTTCTAACATCGAACCTAAGACATAAACCTTTCCATTAAATATCTTCATGGATCGAAGTAAAAAATCTCCAGAATTAAAAAAAATTTTCAGCCCACCATTTTCCCCAAAGCCTTTGTCAAGCACTCCATCTTTGGAGAATTTAGCCAATACATACCCCTGAACATCACCTTCCGTAATTCTACTGCATACAAAAATAGCTTTTTGTGTAGGGGCATAAGCAACATCGGAATGGAACCTAGTTGAACCTTGAAAAGAGTAGTGCGTATTCTTCTTAACATTTGCTTCAGGGCTAGAGAGAGAATATTCGATATAAGCTGGATTTTTATTAGCGTCAAATGTCTCATATGGCGTAATGTAAGTTCCTGCATCAATAGCTATAAGCTGGCCACTGTTACATTCCTTTTCGCCGAAATATATACCTCCTTCTCCAAATGTGTGGTCTATCTGTCCTCTTTCTTTGAACACTGCAACGTAATCTTGAATCGATGCTCCATTATTAAGATGACTACTGCCATTTATGATAATTCTTTTGTCAGCATCTACAAATAGGCTGTGTATTGTGCCTACTTTCCTCTGATCACTATCAAAATCAAAACTTTTCCAACCAGAACCATTCAGAGATTTATCATACTCTCCATTCCATTCGGCCAACTTAATTAGATACCCTTGTTTTGTTTTATCCATTGAAGACCCACAAACAAATATATTGTCAGAGGTATCTAAGTGAAGATCAAAACCAAGTGCGTTAAGACCAAGTGCTTGACCAATGCCTTTATTAAAACTCTGATCTGGATCTCCAATTGAATTTACTCGAGAAATTAAAATTCGGTACTTAAAAGTGGCACCCCTATTATCCATAAATTCATACAACTCTGGCAAACTTAACGATGTCATACCTTTAGCTCCATTAGTTATCAACATTTCAAGTGTAGTTTTGTATCTCGACTTTATCTTTCTACTATTGTAGTGGATTATTAAATTTGACCACGTAGTTAGAGATTTTTGCATGAGAAAAAGTAGGTCGAATTTCAAACTGCGTACTGTGACGAGGAAATGCCGAAACTTGAAAGGGGGCATTTCTGTGTTAAGTGCCCCTTCAGCACACCTTTGGACATAAATGAGTTTCAGGAATTCTAATATTAGCGATTCATGAATAACTTTTTATAAGGCAAATTTGCCAATTAATACGCCTTCTTACAGTGCGCACTTTGTCTGATTGTGTTTAATGGTGCATACCACCTTAAGTCAGTGCGACCTCTTGTATTTAGATGTTTTATCATTGAAGTATCGCGAAATGAGTAAGAATTACATTTTTCGAAAGTTAGAGTGCCAAATGACGAAGGAAGAGGTCGGGAACTCAGCGTAAGTGATGATTGGGAACAGTTCAAAATGTTATACGACAGTATGGAGCTGCCAACTGGCCAAGTAGTAAGGCCACAACAAATCTTAGCAGGGATTGCGCTTTTGGGGATTCAATCGGAGTTAGAGATAAAAACATCTACACAATAATCAAACTTGCTAGGTCAATTACAATAATAAGACCTTAGCATAACTCGGTTTTATGATTACTAATAGAAGCGTCAAGGTGAAGATTTTAGAAGCATAATTTGAAATGTTATAGATCTAAAAGCCCGCCTTTTTTGTAGGCGGGCAAAGCTGTTAACCTGCTAAGTCTTTAACACGAGATATGTAGTCTTTTTGAGTTAACTCTGACTTGAGAAAGTCATCATCTAGTAGGTCTAAGAATCGTTTACAACTGACAATACTCTCTAATTTAAATGAATCTTTGGTTGGAGTAGCCGCTGCGCTTAGAGCCTTGTAGTAGTCCTTTTTCTCTGTAAAAGCGACAATATCAGCGTTTGGTATTTTGTCTTTGATAACAACAGAGTTTTTATAAACTTTCACTACCTTTCTTGCAAAAGAAGTTTCTTTGTCGATTCGTGCGTTGAACTTTGTCATGTTACTAACCAAGCCCGTTTGTTCTATCTTTTTAGAATAAATTTTCGCTCGGCTATGAATAACTTCTTTAAAGTGCAGTCTTGTTTCAAGAGTTCCGACATGTTCAATAAAGTAAGCATTTTTGACTTGCAAAAATACAAAGTTTGCATTTAGTTTAATGACATCTTGCGCTAACTCGACGAGGCGTGTTTTATGTGCTGTTAAGTTCAATAACCCTTTATCTGGCCCGAGAAGAGAAACGGGGAATATATGTTGATAAAAAGCCATAGACTTGTTCAACGGTGCACTTTTCAAAAGGATAACAACGCCAGAAATATTGCTTAATTTGTCGTTTTTAGCCTGATAAACGGGAACGTTATCTGTAGCTTTGATATCCAAAACTTGTTGAGTTAGCTTAAACTCGAATGGCATATCTTTTGGAGCAAAGTCGAAGTGATAGAGTGTGTTTTTTCTTTCGTCATAGTTAGATAGTGGAACAACACCAAACTTATCATGATTGGTGTATTTACGGCGAAATTCATCACAAAACTCTTTTCTGAACTTAGCTAAAACAGGCGAAGCAATATCAGAATCAAAAACATTATTTGATTTATCTACAAAGTACACGTTGATACCATCACAGCTATCAATAAACTTTTCAAAGCCCTTAGTTAACACAGTCATTTATAACCTTTCTACTTTTTCTTAGCATAAAATACGTTATCCGATATAAGTTTGTACTTTATGATTTGGTTGGGAGCAATAGTATCTTGAGATATCACGATAACAGATTCATACAGCCCATTTTGGTCTGTTAGGTTAGCGCGATACAGTTTGAAGCCAAAAAGTGCCAAAGTTGGGTTAGCATAATACTTGTCTGTTCTGACAAAGATGAAACCAATAACAACTAATAAAACAACATAGGCAACCAGTTTTCGTGGGTCATCAAAGCTGAAACCAAAAAATGGAATGATGTACGTAGCTAGAAATGTTAAATGTTCGTAGTCTTCACTTTTTACTTCACAGACACGGATTGTGTTTTCACCGCCACCTTCCAGCATGTAATCAAATTGATATTTTATTAGCATAGAGATGCAAAAACATAAAAACATCAGGCAAGGGAGCCAATTTAAAAGGTATGTATCTAAAATTGCAAAGAGTACTTCTTTCGCCCAGAAACTTACTGAGCACTGCTCTCCTAGACATACTGAAAACTTATACACTGGCATCTTCAGTGACATAATCATAATGATCAGAAATAGTATCGCTAAAGACAATATGTACAGTTTTACTTTTTCTTTATTGTTCATCAGTAAGTTAGCTCTTATAGGCTAAACATGAGCAAATCGTATATTTATCGCATTCTGCATCTAATGCCATATGATTGTCCACATTTATCTTTTGTGATTTGCCAAATGAAAATTAATGTATTCATTTATTTATTTTTGGTGTGTTTATATACAGTATAACTCAAGATGTACTGATTTTACTTAGGTTTAACTGGCATTTTGTTTATGAGAGTGTTGAAGCAACGTCGAATTTCCCCCCGTGATACAACACGGGGGTTCACTACGAACAGCATTAGAAGAATGGATAACTTCTAGTAGGGCAAAACCCCATGAACAGGATGTGAATGAGTAAAAGGTCTATCCAGCAATGGGGCATTTTCGAGCTAGAAAATGCCACGCTTGAGAATTCAGGTTGTGATATTTTTGGACATTTCCGTGCTAGTGATTCTACTAAATTAGTGATCTATGGATTATCTTGGGTATTGAAAACGTCAAATCTGACGGCCAGATTTGCTCGTCCACTACACATTGGGATTTTCGTGCTTTTCTCTTCAAAGAAGTTGGGAGCGTTATGTTGCATGTCTTGAGCGCCCTTAATACAGAGACAAAACTGTTAATGCGTCTTTACAGATTGAGGTATATCCCTCATCTGGTCTAAAGAAGCTGCCTCTAAAGTAACTATCAGCGAAGTTTTTCCATATTTCTTTGTTTTTATCTCCTTCAGGAGTAAAAATTTCTGAGTTTTTACAGTTATTTGAACATATCATATAGCACATCAGTTCCATCTCGTCTGGACGGGAATGTTCAGCTAATATCGTTAATCCTGTTTTGCCTAAAATATTACCAACATCTTTTGCATCAAATGTTTGAGATAGAATGGCGTTACCTAGTTTCGGTCTTATTGAATAGATAGCGATAGCCAGAACAGTGAGGGTTTTATAGCCAAAAATTGTATTATTGCTCAATCGTCCTTGCTGAGACAGTGCAACATACACCTCTAAATGGCGTACTAGTGTTTCAACTTCTCTTAATGATAACTTGTTGATCTTTATGATTTGTTCTAGAATCCGAATGGAACCACACTCCTGTAGCTTTAGGAGGGCTAGCACATTACTGGTTCTAACTAAGTTTTTATAATGACTTAATGAAACGGATGTTTCTTGGTAGGTATTAAGTCCTTGTACTTGCGGCAGACTAAAGGAGTATTTGAGAAATTTATCTAAATACCTTTGCGCGTCTACAGTCTCTCCATAGCAGTGATTAATAGAAGATCTTAGTTGCTGGGTATTGGTGACTAAGACAAACTGTACACCCTTTACGTTGAATGTATGTTTTATGATCTCCAGCATGTTAACTGCAAAGTCAGGTCTACAGCGGTCAAGTTCATCGACAAACAACACAATAGGCTTTTCCTGTGCTATTCCTTCTAGTGTCTCTTGAAGCGTTCTCAGACTTTCAGATGCCTTGACGTGCTCCTTCAGCACTGACTCTACCGATGCATCAATGGCTTTGTTTGCAACTTGCTGAATTTCTTTATCAAAGTCATTGACTATATCCGCTGCATCTTGGCGAAGCAAATGCGCTACCCCAGCTTTTGCTAGAGTCTTCAAACCGTACCTTGCCGCAGGTATAGCTTTCTTAATAAAACTCTCTTTATCTTCCTCTGACGATAGGATATTAACAACTTCAGCTAATACCGTTAGTAGCGGCTCATCAGCATGATCAGCTTGGAAGGCATCCACATAGATAAGGTGATGCGTATCTTCTTCAGTCATAAGATTGATTAACTTATGACAAAACTCTGTTTTCCCTGTCCCCCAACTCCCATCGATAACCATAGGAGATATGTCTATATCTGCTCGTAATAGTTGGATTGTTTTTTCTGCGATCTGCTTACGCTGAAATTCATCTCGATCGTGAAACGTGATGTTCATAATACCTAGCCTTTGTTCTTAGTTTTAGTTGGTGCTTTGTTTAGTAGCAGACTCCAGTGTTCTTCCTTAGTAATTATGTAAGGTAATACTTTTCTCTGCTCCACAATTAGTAAAGTAGCCCGAAACGGGTGAAGTGACTGATAAGCCCAGCCGACTAGACTCTACACTGATTAGAAAAAGGAGAACAAGTATTGATCCTTAAGATGTGAAGGGAAAAATAGCTTAACTTAGGATGGGGCAAAGACGTTCTAACAGTGTACGAAGCACACCCTTGGACATAAATGTGTTTCGGAAATTCTAATATTAGCGATTAATGAATAACTTTTTATAAGGCAAATTTGCCAATTAGTACGCCTTCGTACAGTGCGCACCTTGCTTGCTTGTGTTCAATGCTGCATATCATATCATGTCAATGCAGTGCAACTTGTTTTATTTGGAGATTTTACCTGTGAAGTATCGCGAAATGAGTAAGAATTACATTTTTCGAGAGTTAGAGTGCCAAATGACGAAGGAAGAGGTCGCTGAACGCTGTTTTAAAACTGTGAGAACCGTCACGGGTTGGGACGAAGGAAAACCAATACCGCCCGAGTGTAAACGGCTTATGCGAATGGCAAAAGGACGTGAGTTGTCGGCTAGTGATGATTGGGAACAGTTTAAAATGCATTATGATAGTCTTGAACTCCCTACTGGCCAAGTTGTATCACCGCAGCAAATCTTAGCCGGAATTGCTTTGTTAAGTCTTCAATCCGAGCTCGAAATTAAGATGTCTAAGCATTTTATTAAACTAGTTAGTTCGATAGCGAAAACCTTGTAGAGCTACATCCTCTGGTCAATTTCTCATGAACCTATTTAGTGCATTTCGATTTGATTCATAAAGCACTGTTACTACTTGCGTTTGATCAATACAATGCATATCAATCAGCATTCTATATAGATAATCTCTGGTATTGGGATGCAGAATAATTCAGCTAATAATTTTGTGTAAAATTTGATGTGGCGTTAGATTTCAGAGGGCAGTATGTATTTAAATGGTTTCGGTTTTTCTGGCTATAGAAGCTTTGTTGAAGGGTTATCCAAGATTTCTCCATTACAAAAAGTAAACCTAATAATAGGTAAAAACAACACAGGTAAATCTAATATTGTTAATTTCTTAAATGAACAATATCCGTACTTCCTATCCAAAGTCGTTAATCAACGGTCGTTTAGGGGCCAAGTGGAAAATGTACCGTTCAAGAGAATCGACCAACCAATCAGCAACAGACAAGTTGTACATAAAATAGCTTTCCCTATTTAAGCCATGAATTAGATGCCTATATTAACGAGAAACTCAATAATGAAACTGCTCATAGGCGCCAAAGAGAGATCGCTAGGAAACTACTTGAATCAGATTTCTTCAAAGATGAAAGAGGAGATGTATGGTTTGTTTTCAAAGCTAATAGCCATTCAGCTCAGTTTACTTTGGATATCGCGATTGAAAGTATTGCTCACGAACTAGAGCGGCATGAGTGGCAACAACTGT belongs to Vibrio cyclitrophicus and includes:
- a CDS encoding regulator — translated: MKYREMSKNYIFRELECQMTKEEVAERCFKTVRTVTGWDEGKPIPPECKRLMRMAKGRELSASDDWEQFKMHYDSLELPTGQVVSPQQILAGIALLSLQSELEIKMSKHFIKLVSSIAKTL
- a CDS encoding AAA family ATPase, giving the protein MNITFHDRDEFQRKQIAEKTIQLLRADIDISPMVIDGSWGTGKTEFCHKLINLMTEEDTHHLIYVDAFQADHADEPLLTVLAEVVNILSSEEDKESFIKKAIPAARYGLKTLAKAGVAHLLRQDAADIVNDFDKEIQQVANKAIDASVESVLKEHVKASESLRTLQETLEGIAQEKPIVLFVDELDRCRPDFAVNMLEIIKHTFNVKGVQFVLVTNTQQLRSSINHCYGETVDAQRYLDKFLKYSFSLPQVQGLNTYQETSVSLSHYKNLVRTSNVLALLKLQECGSIRILEQIIKINKLSLREVETLVRHLEVYVALSQQGRLSNNTIFGYKTLTVLAIAIYSIRPKLGNAILSQTFDAKDVGNILGKTGLTILAEHSRPDEMELMCYMICSNNCKNSEIFTPEGDKNKEIWKNFADSYFRGSFFRPDEGYTSICKDALTVLSLY
- a CDS encoding DUF4868 domain-containing protein is translated as MTVLTKGFEKFIDSCDGINVYFVDKSNNVFDSDIASPVLAKFRKEFCDEFRRKYTNHDKFGVVPLSNYDERKNTLYHFDFAPKDMPFEFKLTQQVLDIKATDNVPVYQAKNDKLSNISGVVILLKSAPLNKSMAFYQHIFPVSLLGPDKGLLNLTAHKTRLVELAQDVIKLNANFVFLQVKNAYFIEHVGTLETRLHFKEVIHSRAKIYSKKIEQTGLVSNMTKFNARIDKETSFARKVVKVYKNSVVIKDKIPNADIVAFTEKKDYYKALSAAATPTKDSFKLESIVSCKRFLDLLDDDFLKSELTQKDYISRVKDLAG